Within Candidatus Hydrogenedentota bacterium, the genomic segment CAGCCGCTGCGTGTCAAGACCTTCGTCGCGCGTGTACCGGAGGCACGCGCAGGTGAGGGCCACTCCCAACCGTTTGCCGCGGTGATCGTTCAGCACGCCCAGCATGTGCAGGTAGCCCACACCGGGCTCGCCGTCCGTGATCCACGCTGAACCCGTGCCCACGGCCTTCCCATCGAACTCCGCGACAAACACACGCTCGGGTTTGAAACACGGATCGCCCAGCACGTCCCGGCGCACGGCTTCCACCGTGTCCTTGTCGAGTCTCGAGGCGGCATAGATTTGCGCCAGGGCGGCTTCATCGCCGTCGAGGAAGGTGCGAATCGAATATCCGGCAGGCAACGGGACGTCCGGTATGTCGGACAAGCCAACCTTTTCCATGCGCAATTGCGACATATCGACAGAACGCTAGCGCGTTCGCGTTTGGAATTCAACTGGATGCGTCGAGTATTGTTGCCCAAGGAGGAGTCAATCAATGCGCGCTGCCAGTTTTCTTCTTGGTGTGTCGTTGTTGTGCGCCGCTGCGTTCGCGGCACAGTTTGATGGCAAAGACGCCGGCGGTCATTACGATCTCGTAGTCGACGGGCAAGTCTGGCTGCGCACGATGACACCAACGTACGACCCGAATAACCGCGAAGAAACCTACAAAATCTACACGCACCTGTTCGATTTTGCCGGGAGTGCACCCATTACAAAAGGGCCCGGCGGAAAATACACCCATCATCGCGGGCTCTTTATCGGCTGGAAGGACACCTTCGTCAATAGCACCGATTTCGATACGTGGCATATGGTGAAGGAAGCATGTACCCAGCAGCATGTGAAATGGGCCGAACTGGTATCGAATGCTTCAAGCGCA encodes:
- a CDS encoding GNAT family N-acetyltransferase, producing MSDIPDVPLPAGYSIRTFLDGDEAALAQIYAASRLDKDTVEAVRRDVLGDPCFKPERVFVAEFDGKAVGTGSAWITDGEPGVGYLHMLGVLNDHRGKRLGVALTCACLRYTRDEGLDTQRLMTDDWREDAIRLYLDLGYDPLIMDRSHPMRWEAIGKRLGRTDVLARMRRPPLAPNESFLRRLRRIVGFVSIFGS